A window of the Polaribacter sp. HaHaR_3_91 genome harbors these coding sequences:
- a CDS encoding NAD-dependent epimerase/dehydratase family protein — protein sequence MNSNLHIITGNKGFVGLNLIDYFKRQKKETVGVSRTPKNEELSYETLSLKQLNQAKSFIHLAGKAHDLKKTSEDKEYFEVNTELTKTLFNQFLQSDCEVFIYMSSVKAAADEVEGLLTEEVKPNPVTVYGKSKLAAETYILAQEIPDNKRVYILRPCMIHGPNNKGNLNLLYSFVSKGIPYPFGKYENARSFVSVENLCFIINELIENTSVPSGIYNVADDASLSTTELVQTIGNGIGKPAKVLNIPKFFVNILAKIGDVLPLPVNSERLQKLTENYEVSNSKIKKALQKELPLSVEEGIKKTIASF from the coding sequence TAAGAGACAGAAAAAAGAAACTGTTGGTGTATCTAGAACACCAAAGAACGAAGAGCTTAGTTATGAAACTTTAAGTTTAAAGCAACTTAACCAAGCTAAGAGTTTTATTCATTTAGCAGGGAAAGCCCACGATTTAAAAAAAACATCTGAAGACAAAGAATATTTTGAAGTAAATACAGAATTGACTAAAACACTTTTCAATCAATTTTTACAAAGTGATTGTGAGGTATTTATATACATGAGTTCTGTAAAAGCTGCTGCAGACGAAGTAGAAGGTCTTTTAACAGAAGAAGTAAAGCCAAACCCAGTTACGGTGTATGGAAAGTCTAAATTAGCCGCAGAAACATATATTTTAGCACAAGAAATTCCTGACAACAAAAGAGTGTATATTTTAAGACCTTGCATGATTCATGGGCCTAATAATAAAGGGAATTTAAATTTATTGTATAGTTTTGTGTCTAAAGGAATTCCGTATCCTTTTGGTAAATATGAAAATGCAAGATCTTTTGTTTCTGTAGAAAATTTATGTTTTATAATTAATGAATTGATAGAGAATACAAGTGTACCATCTGGTATCTATAATGTAGCTGATGATGCTTCTTTATCTACAACGGAATTGGTGCAAACAATTGGCAATGGAATAGGAAAACCTGCAAAAGTTTTAAATATTCCGAAGTTTTTTGTGAATATTCTTGCAAAAATAGGTGATGTATTGCCTTTACCTGTAAATTCTGAAAGATTACAAAAATTGACCGAAAATTATGAAGTTTCTAATTCAAAGATAAAAAAAGCACTTCAAAAAGAATTACCTTTATCAGTAGAAGAAGGAATCAAAAAAACAATAGCATCATTTTAA